A region of the Corynebacterium falsenii genome:
AGGCCGGGCGCGTGGAAGGCGAGGTTTCCAATATCGAACCCGGTGATACCCGCACCCTCATCGTGGAGCTGCGCGAGCCGGGCGACTACGTGGCCCAATGTAAGCCCGGAGCGTCCAATACACAGGGCACGAAGAATGCTGAGACGTCAGCACTGGCCACCACACTGAAGGTTTCCGGCGAGGCAGTGAACTCCGCAAATTCCGATTCCGCGCTCGCGGAGGCTGTGTCATCGTACAAGGATTACATCCGCGCCCAAGTGCAAGATCTCCAGGAACTAGGTGGCGATTTCGTCGCGGCCGTCAACGCCGGCGATATTGCCAAGGCCAAGCAACTCTTCCCGGTGGCTCGCACGCCCTACGAGCGTATCGAGCCCGTAGCCGAAGCGTTGCCGAACGATCTCGACCCACGCCTTGACCTCCGCGAAGCCGACCTGGCCGAGGGCGATGAGTGGAGTGGCTTCCACAAGATCGAAAAGGACCTCTGGAACAACAATGCGATCACTGCCGAAACGAAGAAGACTGCAGATCAGCTCGGCAAGGACATCAAGGAATTGAACACCGCCGTGAACTCTGACGAATTCACGATCACCCCCGTGCAAATCGCCACGGGCGCACAGGAACTGCTGGACGAGATCGCGACCTCGAAGATCACCGGCGAAGAGAACGTGTTCGCACACACGGACCTGTGGGATTTCCAAGCCAACCTGGACGGTTCCCGCGCAGCAATTAACTCCTTGGAGACTCCCCTGGAGCAGCGCGCCCCCGGCAAGCTCAAGGAGATCAACAAGCGCTTCGACGCCGTACAGAAGCAGTTGGACAAATACCGCCAGGGCGATGGCTTCATCTCCTACGACAAGGTCGACGCCAAAGGCCGCAAGGATCTATCCAGTGCGCTTGACCACCTCACCGAAGCAGTAGCCGAAGTGCAGGGTGTTGTTGCTCAGCAGAACTAACCCCTGCACTACAGGGAGAGCTTTACGATGACGAACAACACCCCATCCCGCCGAACGTTTCTCACCGGCCTAGGCCTCGGCGCAGGCGCTGGCGCTCTTGCAGCAGGAACCGGGGTCTGGGCCGCCACGGATCGAGCCGGCGCAACCCCATCAGACACTGTGCCCTTCTACGGCATGCATCAAGCCGGCATTGATACCTCGCAGCAGGAGCACCTGCACATCATTGCGCTCGACGTAACCACGAAGGATCGCGCCGCGCTCAAGGCAATGCTTGACCGGTGGACTGACATGTCCGCCCGGATGACACAGGGCCTACCCGCAGCAGGCAATGATGAGTCCCACGGCGCTTCACGGCCAGAGACCGAGGCAAGTCTGTATACGGTACCCGAGGATTCCGGCGAGGCCACGGACCTGGGTGCCGCCAACTTGACCATCACCATCGGTTACGGCCCATCGCTGTTTGATAGGAGATTCGGCCTGGATGGGCGTCGACCAAAAAACTTGGACGTGCTGCCCACATTCCCCGGCGACCAACTACAGGACCGCCTATGCGATGGCGACATCGTGGTACAAGCGTGCGCCAACGACCCTCAGGTGGCGGTTCATGCCATCCGCAACCTCGTACGCGCAGGCTCCGGTGTGGTGGATGTGCGCTGGTCGCAGCTGGGATACGGTCGCGCCAGCTCCACATCCACTGAGCAGCAAACACCGCGCAATCTCTTCGGCTTCAAAGACGGCACACGTAATATCCACGCCGAAGAATCCGGCGAGATGGACTCACACGTGTGGTCCGACGAACCCGGGTGGATGAACGGCGGCAGCTACCTGTGCGCCCGCCGTGTTCGGATGCTGCTGGAGCTGTGGGACCGGCAATCAATGAAAGACCAGCAGGATACCTTCGGCCGATACAAGGGCAATGGCGCTCCGCTCGGCACCAACGACGAGTTCGCAGACGTACCGTTCGATCTGGTCATGGGGCGATCCCCTGCCATCCCCACGACCTCCCACACCTTCCTGGCGCACCCGCGCAACAACAACGGTGCGCGAATGCTGCGCCGGGCCTACAACTTCATCGAGGGATCCGATAACTTCGGGCATCTCTCGGCGGGATTGTTCTTCATCGCTTTCGTTGCTAATCCAGCGACCGGGTTCATTCCGGTGCAGATGGCTCTATCCCGCAACGACAAGATGAACGAATACGTGCGCTATGAGTCCTCAGCAGTGTTCGCGTGCCCGGCTGGGCTGCGGGAAGGACAGAAATGGGGCGACCAGCTGTTTGGCTGATCGCCCCTTGGGGGTTGCGCTGTTGAGCTCTTGTTGGTGACTCGCGCTCGCCGGCGCCGATCTGGGCGCCGAGCTAGCGGTTAGAAGTCCAGCAGGAAGGCGTTCTCGGCGCTGAGCTGCTCCTTGACCTCAGCGAGGAGCTCCTGCGGGATCTCCTTGTCCACGCGCAGCACCAGCGTGGCGCTTTCCTCGCCGGTGTTCGGGGACAGCGCTGCGGCGTCGATGTTGATGCCGTTACTGCCCAGCGTGGTGCCGACCTTGCCCAGGGCACTGGGCTGATCCGGGTACACGAGGAACAGGTTGGAGCCCTGCGCGCGCAGGTCCAGGCCACGGTTGTTGATGCGCACGATCTTGTCTACGCGCTCCAGGCCGGTCAGCGCACCGGCGACGGTGGCGGTGGCGCCATCGGCGCCCACGACCTGAACCTCCAGCACGGAGCGGTGGCTCACGGACTCGTCGTAGGTGGTGACCTCCAGGTGCACGCCGCGCTCTTCGGCGATCTGCGGAGCATTGACGAAGGTCACCTGCTCCTCGATCACGCCGCTGAACACGCCGCGCAGAGCAGCCAGGCCCAGCGCGTCGACGGACTCGCTGGACAGCTCGCCGCGGGCGGTGACGTTCACGGACGTCGGTGCGCTGTTGAGCAGCTCGGCTGCCACGCGGCCGAGGTTGGTGGCCAGGTTCAGCCACAGAGCAACTTCCTCAGAGACGCGACCGCCAGAAACGTTCACAGCATCCGGCACGAAGTCGCCAGCCAGGGCACGCAGCACAGACGCCGCAACGTCCGTACCTGCACGATCCTGCGCCTCCACGGTGGATGCGCCCAGGTGCGGGGTGACCACAACTTCGTCGAGCTCGAACAGCGGGGAGTCGGTGCAGGGCTCGGATGCGTACACGTCGAAGCCTGCGCCGCGGATGTGGCCGGACTTGATGGCGTCGGCCAGCGCCTGCTCATCGACCAGTCCGCCGCGGGCGGCGTTGATGATGATCTGGCCCTTCTTGGCCTTAGCCAGCAGGTCCGCGTTGAACATACCCGCGGTTTCCTTGGTCTTGGGCAGGTGGATCGTGACGAAATCGGAACGGCTCATGAGCTCTTCGAGCTCTACCAGTTCGACGCCCAACTGGGCTGCACGTGCCGGGTTGGCATAGGGATCGTAAGCGATGATGTCGGTCTCGAAGGCCGCCAGGCGCTGGGCAAACAGCTGGCCGATGTGACCGAAGCCGACGATGCCGACGGTCTTGCCGAGGATCTCGACGCCTTTGAAGGAGGAACGCTTCCACTCACCGTCGCGCAGGGTCTTGTCCGCAGCGGGGATCTGGCGGGCGGTGGACAGCAGCAGGCTGATGGCGTGCTCGCAGGCGGAGTGGATGTTGGAGGTCGGAGCGTTGGCGACCATCACGCCGCGGGCGGTGGCGGCGTCGATGTCCACGTTGTCCAGGCCCACGCCGGCGCGGCCGACGATCTGCAGCTTGGGCGCTGCCTCGAGAACCTCGGCGTCCACCGTGGTGGCGGAGCGAACGAGCAACGCGTCTGCGTCTGCTACTGCCTTGAGCAGTTCGGGGCGGTTGGGGCCATCGACCCAGCGGACTTCTACGGA
Encoded here:
- the efeO gene encoding iron uptake system protein EfeO gives rise to the protein MKKTAAVAIPIMVLTGMLATCGDDSGTESTGSTQSAKAGEAIAVTASDNACNVATTELPTGPATFSVKNEGSQANEFYVLTKAGRVEGEVSNIEPGDTRTLIVELREPGDYVAQCKPGASNTQGTKNAETSALATTLKVSGEAVNSANSDSALAEAVSSYKDYIRAQVQDLQELGGDFVAAVNAGDIAKAKQLFPVARTPYERIEPVAEALPNDLDPRLDLREADLAEGDEWSGFHKIEKDLWNNNAITAETKKTADQLGKDIKELNTAVNSDEFTITPVQIATGAQELLDEIATSKITGEENVFAHTDLWDFQANLDGSRAAINSLETPLEQRAPGKLKEINKRFDAVQKQLDKYRQGDGFISYDKVDAKGRKDLSSALDHLTEAVAEVQGVVAQQN
- the serA gene encoding phosphoglycerate dehydrogenase, with protein sequence MSNTRPVVLIADKLAQSTVDALGDSVEVRWVDGPNRPELLKAVADADALLVRSATTVDAEVLEAAPKLQIVGRAGVGLDNVDIDAATARGVMVANAPTSNIHSACEHAISLLLSTARQIPAADKTLRDGEWKRSSFKGVEILGKTVGIVGFGHIGQLFAQRLAAFETDIIAYDPYANPARAAQLGVELVELEELMSRSDFVTIHLPKTKETAGMFNADLLAKAKKGQIIINAARGGLVDEQALADAIKSGHIRGAGFDVYASEPCTDSPLFELDEVVVTPHLGASTVEAQDRAGTDVAASVLRALAGDFVPDAVNVSGGRVSEEVALWLNLATNLGRVAAELLNSAPTSVNVTARGELSSESVDALGLAALRGVFSGVIEEQVTFVNAPQIAEERGVHLEVTTYDESVSHRSVLEVQVVGADGATATVAGALTGLERVDKIVRINNRGLDLRAQGSNLFLVYPDQPSALGKVGTTLGSNGINIDAAALSPNTGEESATLVLRVDKEIPQELLAEVKEQLSAENAFLLDF
- the efeB gene encoding iron uptake transporter deferrochelatase/peroxidase subunit; its protein translation is MTNNTPSRRTFLTGLGLGAGAGALAAGTGVWAATDRAGATPSDTVPFYGMHQAGIDTSQQEHLHIIALDVTTKDRAALKAMLDRWTDMSARMTQGLPAAGNDESHGASRPETEASLYTVPEDSGEATDLGAANLTITIGYGPSLFDRRFGLDGRRPKNLDVLPTFPGDQLQDRLCDGDIVVQACANDPQVAVHAIRNLVRAGSGVVDVRWSQLGYGRASSTSTEQQTPRNLFGFKDGTRNIHAEESGEMDSHVWSDEPGWMNGGSYLCARRVRMLLELWDRQSMKDQQDTFGRYKGNGAPLGTNDEFADVPFDLVMGRSPAIPTTSHTFLAHPRNNNGARMLRRAYNFIEGSDNFGHLSAGLFFIAFVANPATGFIPVQMALSRNDKMNEYVRYESSAVFACPAGLREGQKWGDQLFG